The Panicum hallii strain FIL2 chromosome 9, PHallii_v3.1, whole genome shotgun sequence genome has a window encoding:
- the LOC112875676 gene encoding uncharacterized protein LOC112875676 — MCMDRAAVPVKRVWLGLVARLGLRRKTGLRKLRKEVRTCEYRDVHVMWEMLRTTDGPVPLAEKEAAAAAAVAAATSARKKKNAWRRFIYYCCAF, encoded by the exons ATGTGCatggacagagccgccgtgccGGTGAAGAGGGTCTGGCTCGGCCTCGTTGCGCGCCTCGGCCTCCGACGAAAGACCG GCCTGAGGAAGCTGAGGAAGGAGGTGCGGACGTGCGAGTACCGCGACGTGCACGTCATGTGGGAGATGCTCAGGACGACGGACGGGCCGGTGCCGCTGGCCGAGAAGGAggccgccgcagccgcggctGTGGCGGCGGCCACcagcgccaggaagaagaagaacgcGTGGAGGCGGTTCATCTACTACTGCTGCGCGTTCTGA